One genomic window of Campylobacter fetus subsp. fetus includes the following:
- a CDS encoding MOSC domain-containing protein, translating into MTLHSLYTGKIKTITGAGTYFETGMLKEPVCEEIYCDKLGFKGDEIKDTKHHGGLEKAVFANSLQNYVIWSKYLEKDMQKGFMGENLCIDGMHESNVCIGDIHKIGTLVLQVSQPRKPCFKLSGVWDNKSFTKYIFETGLTGWYYRVLETGSCKAGDEVIIVQTDKAKMSVFELNMLFYSPKDNLNLVSKFEKVTTITSGWDIAIKQRLKGIYDSSYMSGI; encoded by the coding sequence ATGACGCTTCATTCTTTATATACCGGAAAGATAAAAACGATTACCGGAGCCGGAACTTATTTTGAAACCGGTATGTTAAAAGAGCCTGTTTGCGAAGAGATATATTGTGATAAATTAGGGTTTAAGGGTGATGAGATAAAAGATACAAAGCATCACGGCGGTTTAGAAAAAGCGGTTTTTGCAAATAGTTTGCAAAACTACGTGATATGGTCTAAATACTTAGAAAAAGATATGCAAAAAGGTTTTATGGGTGAAAATCTTTGTATAGACGGTATGCACGAAAGCAATGTTTGTATAGGCGATATACATAAAATAGGAACTCTTGTTTTGCAAGTTTCTCAGCCAAGAAAGCCATGTTTTAAACTCTCAGGAGTTTGGGATAATAAAAGTTTTACGAAATATATATTTGAAACCGGTCTTACTGGGTGGTACTACCGCGTTTTAGAAACGGGAAGTTGTAAAGCCGGAGATGAGGTCATAATAGTGCAAACAGATAAAGCAAAGATGAGCGTTTTTGAATTAAATATGCTATTTTATTCTCCAAAAGATAACCTAAACTTAGTATCTAAATTTGAAAAAGTAACTACCATAACCAGCGGTTGGGATATAGCTATAAAGCAGAGATTAAAAGGAATTTATGATAGCTCATATATGAGCGGAATTTAA